One genomic segment of Acinetobacter sp. C26M includes these proteins:
- a CDS encoding GNAT family N-acetyltransferase, producing the protein MIETARLRLRQWQEEDYTSFAAMGNNLQVMEYFPKLLTRAESDAMIDKMKSIIETQGWGLWAVELKHNRQFIGFVGLHDQPTQFSFSPCVEIGWRLDQVYWGQGYAPEAAQAALAFAFEQLKLDKVVAFTTLENAKSQKVMQKLQMKKVSEFQHPALAADHPLSWHVLYEILRSDFIE; encoded by the coding sequence ATGATCGAAACAGCTCGACTACGCTTAAGACAATGGCAAGAAGAGGACTATACCTCCTTTGCCGCAATGGGTAACAATCTACAGGTGATGGAGTATTTTCCAAAACTCCTGACCCGAGCTGAAAGTGATGCCATGATTGATAAAATGAAGTCGATTATTGAAACACAAGGCTGGGGCTTATGGGCGGTTGAATTAAAGCACAATCGGCAGTTTATTGGTTTTGTCGGTTTGCATGATCAACCCACGCAATTTTCTTTTTCACCTTGTGTGGAAATTGGATGGCGACTTGATCAAGTGTACTGGGGACAGGGCTATGCGCCCGAAGCTGCACAAGCCGCACTTGCATTTGCTTTTGAACAGTTAAAACTGGATAAAGTGGTTGCCTTTACGACGCTAGAAAATGCTAAATCACAAAAGGTGATGCAAAAATTACAGATGAAAAAAGTGTCCGAGTTTCAGCATCCTGCTTTAGCTGCAGATCATCCTTTAAGCTGGCATGTGCTATATGAGATTTTAAGATCTGATTTTATTGAATAA
- a CDS encoding 5'-methylthioadenosine/S-adenosylhomocysteine nucleosidase — translation MMQFKGLMGIVSVCAALVLSACNGDSSSNSNNQVQEKPKLQPIVIQGALPVESKRMASKLDNASYEIIGGWEFWKGTYKGYPMVISKTRMGMSNSAAATAIAIQHYQPIAIINQGTSGGHDPDLKVFDIVLGKYTTNIGAFKTPNKPIGGGSNALEWNEAFDVLPKDESDPEPIAIRKFEGDKELLVAAYKAKAHYTKGQVVEGTIGSADTWNNELDRINFFHTKYGTSVEEMEAASVAQIAQQFKVPFLGVRILSNNITNNGAYNPATGEACQDYALEVAEQYMKAKAEAK, via the coding sequence ATGATGCAATTTAAAGGCCTGATGGGTATTGTCAGTGTTTGTGCGGCTTTAGTTTTAAGTGCTTGTAATGGAGATAGTTCTTCAAATAGTAATAATCAGGTACAAGAAAAACCCAAGTTACAACCGATTGTGATCCAAGGCGCATTGCCTGTTGAATCAAAAAGAATGGCCTCAAAATTAGATAATGCAAGCTACGAAATCATTGGTGGTTGGGAATTTTGGAAAGGTACCTATAAAGGTTATCCAATGGTGATCTCTAAAACCCGTATGGGCATGAGCAACTCGGCCGCAGCGACAGCCATTGCAATTCAGCATTATCAGCCGATTGCGATTATCAATCAGGGAACCTCTGGCGGACACGATCCAGACTTAAAGGTATTTGATATTGTGCTAGGCAAATACACCACCAATATTGGCGCATTTAAAACACCAAATAAACCGATTGGTGGTGGTTCAAATGCGTTGGAATGGAATGAAGCGTTCGATGTGTTGCCTAAGGATGAGTCTGATCCAGAACCGATTGCAATTCGAAAATTTGAAGGTGATAAGGAACTTTTAGTTGCGGCTTACAAAGCTAAAGCACATTACACCAAGGGACAAGTGGTAGAAGGTACCATCGGTTCGGCAGATACGTGGAATAATGAACTTGATCGTATCAACTTTTTCCATACCAAATATGGAACCTCTGTAGAGGAAATGGAAGCTGCATCGGTTGCACAAATTGCGCAACAATTCAAAGTGCCATTCCTTGGGGTCCGTATCTTATCAAATAATATTACCAATAATGGTGCTTATAACCCTGCGACAGGAGAAGCTTGTCAGGACTATGCACTTGAGGTTGCAGAACAGTATATGAAGGCAAAAGCCGAAGCTAAATAA
- the apbC gene encoding iron-sulfur cluster carrier protein ApbC, with protein sequence MSWLSSLKSVFSPAQEVKEDEIQTVLQNYILPHSENSLKDRISQVNVQGRILQLTVNTFPQEKDHLQQIHDELAEALEKCGIQELNLHIIQQKHAAHGEAGHSCSSKPKAENTNLPPVMDASPKAEADPNNPPIQKAAPQQRDVAAHPRIQNVILVSSGKGGVGKSTTTVNLALALQQLGLKVGVLDADIYGPSIPTMLGNAGRTPQIENEHFVPLDAYGMAVLSIGHLIGAHNTPVAWRGPKATGALMQLFNQTLWPDLDVLVIDMPPGTGDIQLTLAQRIPVTGAVIVTTPQNVALMDATKGIELFNKVNIPVLGVIENMSTHICSNCGHEEQIFGTGGGDQLSEQYHIPLLGHLPLDAKIREHADQGTPSVIAKDAAADSYLNIAQAVLQQMDKLPKRQKDDKRIF encoded by the coding sequence ATGTCGTGGCTTTCTTCCTTAAAATCTGTTTTTTCACCAGCGCAAGAAGTGAAGGAAGACGAGATTCAAACAGTTCTACAAAATTATATATTGCCGCATTCTGAAAACAGTTTAAAAGATCGTATCAGCCAAGTGAATGTACAAGGCCGAATTTTACAGCTTACAGTGAATACCTTTCCCCAAGAAAAGGACCATTTACAACAGATTCACGATGAGTTGGCCGAAGCTTTAGAAAAGTGTGGTATCCAAGAATTAAACTTACATATTATTCAACAGAAACATGCAGCGCATGGTGAAGCAGGTCATAGCTGCTCATCAAAGCCAAAAGCAGAGAACACCAATTTACCCCCTGTAATGGATGCTTCGCCTAAAGCAGAAGCTGATCCGAATAATCCCCCGATCCAAAAAGCGGCACCACAACAACGCGATGTAGCGGCACATCCACGCATCCAAAATGTGATTCTGGTTTCTTCTGGTAAAGGTGGGGTAGGTAAATCAACCACGACGGTCAACCTTGCACTCGCGTTACAACAACTCGGTTTAAAAGTTGGTGTTTTGGATGCAGATATCTATGGTCCAAGTATCCCAACAATGTTGGGCAATGCAGGCAGAACCCCGCAGATTGAAAATGAACACTTCGTACCTTTAGATGCTTATGGCATGGCGGTGCTGTCGATTGGACATTTAATTGGTGCGCACAATACACCCGTGGCTTGGCGTGGTCCAAAGGCGACAGGTGCGTTGATGCAGTTGTTCAATCAAACCTTATGGCCTGATTTAGATGTGTTGGTGATTGATATGCCACCAGGCACAGGAGATATTCAGCTGACTTTGGCGCAACGTATTCCAGTAACTGGTGCAGTGATTGTAACAACACCACAAAATGTTGCGTTGATGGATGCAACCAAAGGTATTGAATTATTTAATAAAGTGAATATTCCTGTTCTCGGTGTGATCGAAAATATGTCGACCCATATTTGCTCGAATTGCGGTCATGAAGAACAGATTTTTGGTACAGGCGGTGGTGATCAACTATCTGAGCAGTATCATATTCCATTGCTCGGTCATTTACCCTTAGATGCAAAAATCCGTGAACATGCAGATCAAGGTACACCAAGTGTGATCGCAAAGGATGCAGCCGCAGACAGTTATCTCAATATTGCACAAGCCGTGTTGCAACAAATGGATAAATTACCGAAACGTCAGAAAGACGATAAGCGTATCTTTTAA